A region from the Candidatus Electrothrix scaldis genome encodes:
- a CDS encoding PBS lyase, with translation MAAKKQANTRPWCPFCGMDVGRPVDAPQRKMTEFPVGRCECGAVYVCDATGHNVGSAMVECLVYACGEEWDLAWELIPEDDYLTGRVEDYDDVTHQICPKRNLDGRGVRGVLYFVRLHKDVAEIADRFAKKKEQEAQEVFSESEGGSQNSIIPEVEPARDPKRKKKRASKTIVKQLADAQDVDGLLDLCFDDKRTLRFMQRLLYEPDPVKRYKTAWLIGQVCARLSTREPAPVADMLHRLFEACSDSASMPWGMVEAIGAIISARTDIYGAFTRHLLNFMDDQGTQEAALWGLSEIAASRPDLIRNTPFYSTFHFLEHHNPVVRGLMARLLGRIKAKEAMFQIMGLQKDEAEIILYEQGDPVKMTVAALVKEAVAGMQEA, from the coding sequence ATGGCAGCAAAAAAACAAGCGAATACTCGTCCTTGGTGTCCGTTTTGCGGTATGGATGTAGGGCGTCCGGTGGATGCCCCGCAACGCAAGATGACCGAATTTCCTGTGGGTAGATGTGAGTGCGGAGCAGTGTATGTCTGCGATGCCACGGGGCATAATGTGGGCTCCGCAATGGTGGAATGTCTGGTCTACGCCTGCGGAGAGGAATGGGATCTGGCCTGGGAGCTCATCCCGGAGGATGACTACCTCACCGGTCGGGTGGAAGACTATGACGATGTCACCCACCAGATTTGTCCTAAGAGGAACCTGGACGGTCGGGGAGTGCGGGGAGTGCTTTATTTTGTTCGCCTGCATAAGGATGTGGCAGAAATTGCTGATCGTTTTGCCAAAAAAAAGGAGCAGGAGGCCCAAGAGGTATTCTCAGAAAGTGAGGGAGGTTCTCAAAACTCGATAATCCCTGAAGTGGAGCCTGCCCGTGATCCCAAACGGAAAAAGAAACGGGCATCGAAGACAATCGTCAAGCAATTAGCTGATGCCCAGGATGTTGATGGGCTGCTGGATCTTTGTTTTGACGATAAGCGTACCTTGCGCTTTATGCAGCGCCTCCTCTATGAGCCAGACCCGGTGAAACGCTATAAAACGGCTTGGCTGATCGGACAGGTCTGTGCCCGGCTTTCTACCCGTGAACCTGCTCCGGTAGCAGATATGTTGCACAGGCTCTTTGAGGCCTGCTCGGACTCGGCTTCTATGCCTTGGGGCATGGTGGAGGCCATCGGGGCTATCATTTCCGCCCGGACAGATATCTACGGGGCCTTTACCCGACATCTGCTCAATTTTATGGATGATCAGGGAACCCAGGAGGCTGCCCTCTGGGGCCTGAGTGAAATTGCTGCCTCTCGGCCTGACCTCATTCGTAATACACCTTTTTACTCAACCTTTCATTTCTTGGAACACCATAACCCGGTGGTGCGCGGTTTGATGGCGCGTTTGCTGGGTCGCATTAAGGCCAAAGAGGCTATGTTTCAGATTATGGGCCTGCAAAAGGATGAGGCAGAGATTATCCTCTATGAGCAGGGTGATCCTGTCAAGATGACTGTGGCTGCTTTGGTGAAAGAAGCTGTAGCTGGGATGCAGGAGGCGTAG
- a CDS encoding glycosyltransferase family 2 protein, producing MGLQDTLENKNDTFRILSIVVPVFNEQETLKEVIERIQAVQLPLEKEIIIIDDCSSDATKEVMEQELKHINAVKLYHPQNLGKGAALRTGLSAATGDIVLIQDADLEYDPIDYPKLLQPILAGKADVVYGSRFVGSEAHRVLYFWHMLGNKMLTLLSNMVTNLNLTDMETCYKVFRKEVIDKLSLQENRFGFEPEVTAKISRLGCRIYEVGISYSGRTYNEGKKIGWRDGLSALRCIIKYSLLERKSKAE from the coding sequence ATGGGGTTACAAGATACCTTGGAAAATAAAAACGATACATTCAGGATACTCTCCATAGTGGTCCCTGTTTTTAACGAACAGGAGACCCTAAAAGAAGTAATAGAAAGAATCCAGGCTGTTCAGCTTCCTCTTGAAAAGGAAATAATCATCATTGATGATTGTTCGAGCGATGCCACGAAAGAGGTTATGGAGCAGGAGCTAAAGCATATCAATGCGGTAAAGCTCTACCATCCGCAGAACTTAGGCAAGGGAGCTGCGTTGCGTACCGGCTTAAGTGCCGCAACCGGTGATATTGTATTAATACAAGATGCAGATTTGGAATACGATCCTATTGATTATCCAAAACTCTTGCAGCCTATCCTTGCTGGGAAAGCTGATGTTGTGTACGGGTCTCGTTTTGTGGGCTCAGAGGCCCATCGAGTGCTTTATTTTTGGCATATGCTTGGGAATAAGATGTTGACCTTATTGTCCAATATGGTGACAAATCTTAATTTAACCGACATGGAAACCTGCTATAAGGTTTTTCGTAAAGAAGTTATCGACAAACTGAGTTTGCAAGAAAATAGATTTGGTTTTGAGCCAGAGGTTACAGCAAAAATTTCACGGCTTGGTTGTAGAATATATGAGGTTGGTATTTCGTATAGCGGGAGAACCTATAATGAAGGAAAAAAGATTGGTTGGCGAGACGGGTTGAGTGCTCTTCGCTGTATTATCAAATATTCATTACTCGAAAGAAAGAGCAAGGCTGAGTAA
- a CDS encoding outer membrane protein assembly factor BamD produces MRVQFIKHKRDKQGRTAIYLLFCLIACSFLSGCGATEGMFDSWSVFGFGGEKEEKIDSAGTLVTQGMNAYKVGKYSAAIEHFQEIKDRYPFSPEALLAELKLADCKYYSENYEEAKELYKDFEEQHPTNEAVPYVMFQIGMCDYSRTDSIDRDSSGAQDAIKSFSRLLRTYPDSPYTREAKARIRAAREFIVNHEYYVAVFYVRTKKYDQAKHRLKYILTMYPDAAIIPKAKVLQERLAAGDPPKWGLDRWLPDLNLPNWDLSGVGIGTQDDDIESQIGQ; encoded by the coding sequence GTGAGAGTACAATTCATAAAGCATAAACGCGACAAACAAGGTCGGACCGCCATATACCTCCTTTTCTGTCTCATAGCCTGTTCTTTCTTAAGCGGCTGCGGAGCCACTGAAGGCATGTTCGATAGTTGGTCTGTCTTTGGCTTTGGTGGAGAAAAAGAAGAGAAAATTGATTCAGCAGGGACATTGGTTACTCAGGGAATGAATGCCTATAAGGTCGGCAAGTACAGTGCCGCGATAGAGCATTTTCAGGAAATCAAGGACCGTTACCCTTTTAGCCCGGAGGCCCTGCTGGCTGAATTAAAATTGGCTGACTGCAAGTATTACAGCGAGAACTACGAGGAAGCCAAGGAATTGTATAAGGACTTTGAGGAACAGCATCCTACCAATGAGGCGGTCCCCTATGTTATGTTTCAGATAGGCATGTGCGATTATTCCCGCACAGACAGTATTGATCGGGATTCCTCCGGTGCCCAGGATGCCATTAAGTCCTTTTCCCGTTTGCTCCGTACCTACCCGGATTCTCCGTATACACGGGAAGCCAAGGCAAGGATTCGGGCTGCTCGGGAATTTATAGTAAATCATGAGTACTACGTGGCGGTCTTTTATGTTCGGACGAAAAAATACGATCAGGCCAAACATCGCCTTAAATACATCCTTACTATGTATCCGGATGCCGCTATTATCCCCAAGGCAAAAGTTTTGCAAGAACGGCTTGCAGCCGGTGACCCGCCTAAATGGGGCCTGGACAGATGGCTACCAGATCTGAACCTGCCGAATTGGGATTTGTCTGGCGTGGGGATCGGTACCCAAGATGATGATATAGAAAGCCAGATCGGCCAATAA
- a CDS encoding GspE/PulE family protein, whose product MGLLKSDKLLDLLISQRLLTVKQKQFVLRHKERQSQQLIKLQGGQKEAGRGYPDMVDILASLKLEIPGNKQRILSEELIMRAVGRKLGIPFKKLDPLELDIEIVTKTIPRSFAINHLILPFEVRNGVLQVVTYDPDNKAPLQDIEQVNQTELKPYLSTRSDIKKILSEFFGFQRSITAAESQFSSGGGSSTVDIGNLEQYVKLSSAQELSSTDQHIKAAVNHLFNYALEQRASDIHVEPKRESCLIRYRIDGVLHTIYKLPKAVHSAITSRIKALARLDIAEKRRPQDGRIKIGQKDGKEAELRVSTIPVSFGEKTVMRILDTNVIFQDLDELGFSQRDKAVYNSFITAPHGIVLVTGPTGSGKSTTLYSTLKKIASPEINIITVEDPVEMVHEDFNQISVQPLIDVTFSTILRNILRQDPDVIMIGEIRDYDTAIHAVQAALTGHLVFSTLHTNDAVSTIVRLQDLGLEPFLIGSTMLGALAQRLVRKICPHCIEAYQADTEELQKMGFPVQSGHGAIELKRGKGCKECRKTGYAGRMGVFEVFPLTDKIKKMVADKATDAELRQVAIREGMTTLNEDAWQKVRNGLTTVEEALRISGDM is encoded by the coding sequence ATGGGCTTGCTGAAGAGCGACAAACTCCTGGACCTGCTTATTTCTCAAAGGTTATTGACGGTAAAACAGAAACAGTTTGTCCTCCGTCATAAAGAACGGCAGAGTCAGCAGCTGATTAAGCTTCAGGGGGGACAGAAAGAGGCGGGGCGTGGATATCCTGATATGGTCGATATTCTTGCCTCATTAAAGCTGGAGATTCCAGGGAATAAGCAGCGAATTCTCTCGGAAGAGCTGATCATGCGGGCGGTGGGCCGTAAATTGGGCATTCCCTTTAAAAAGCTTGATCCTCTTGAGCTGGACATCGAGATTGTCACCAAGACCATTCCTCGTTCCTTTGCCATCAATCATCTGATCCTCCCCTTTGAGGTACGCAACGGTGTGCTTCAGGTCGTGACCTACGACCCGGATAATAAGGCACCCTTGCAGGATATTGAGCAGGTCAACCAGACAGAGCTGAAGCCTTATCTGAGCACACGCTCGGACATCAAGAAGATTCTGTCTGAGTTTTTTGGTTTTCAGCGCTCTATTACTGCGGCAGAAAGTCAGTTCTCCTCAGGAGGGGGGAGCTCAACCGTAGATATCGGTAACCTGGAGCAGTATGTTAAGCTCTCGAGCGCCCAGGAACTCAGTTCCACGGATCAGCATATCAAGGCGGCGGTCAATCATCTCTTCAACTACGCGCTGGAGCAGCGAGCCAGTGATATTCACGTAGAACCAAAACGTGAGAGCTGCCTGATTCGTTACCGGATTGACGGTGTCCTGCATACCATCTATAAGTTGCCCAAGGCGGTGCATTCCGCTATTACTTCCCGTATTAAGGCCTTGGCTCGTTTGGATATCGCTGAAAAACGCAGGCCCCAGGACGGTAGAATCAAGATAGGGCAAAAAGATGGTAAGGAGGCGGAGCTCCGTGTATCAACTATTCCGGTCTCCTTTGGTGAGAAAACCGTTATGCGTATCCTGGATACCAATGTCATCTTTCAGGATCTTGATGAACTGGGGTTCTCCCAGCGGGATAAGGCGGTATATAATTCCTTCATCACTGCCCCGCACGGCATAGTCCTGGTCACCGGTCCTACAGGAAGCGGTAAGTCCACCACCTTGTATTCCACCCTAAAGAAAATCGCCTCGCCGGAGATCAATATCATCACGGTGGAAGATCCGGTGGAGATGGTGCATGAGGATTTTAATCAGATTTCCGTGCAGCCGCTGATTGACGTGACCTTTTCCACTATCCTGCGCAATATCCTGCGTCAGGACCCGGATGTGATCATGATCGGTGAGATCAGGGACTATGATACCGCCATCCATGCGGTGCAGGCAGCCCTGACCGGTCATCTGGTTTTTTCTACTTTGCATACCAATGATGCGGTTTCCACGATTGTCCGTTTGCAGGACCTTGGTTTAGAGCCCTTCCTGATCGGTTCCACCATGCTCGGGGCCTTGGCTCAGCGCCTTGTTCGTAAAATCTGCCCTCACTGTATTGAAGCCTATCAGGCGGATACAGAGGAATTGCAAAAAATGGGTTTCCCGGTGCAATCCGGGCATGGAGCCATAGAGCTGAAGCGGGGGAAAGGGTGTAAGGAGTGTCGCAAGACAGGGTATGCTGGCAGGATGGGTGTGTTTGAGGTCTTTCCCTTGACGGATAAGATCAAAAAGATGGTGGCAGACAAGGCCACTGATGCCGAGCTTCGTCAGGTAGCTATTCGGGAGGGTATGACTACCCTGAACGAGGATGCCTGGCAGAAGGTACGGAATGGCCTGACCACTGTTGAGGAGGCCCTGCGAATTAGTGGGGATATGTAA
- a CDS encoding SPFH domain-containing protein: MSLWDTIRGEFIDIVEWLDDTQDTLVYRFERHGNEIKNEAKLIVREGQAALFVNEGQLADVFTKTGTFTLNTRNLPVLSTLKGWKYGFNSPFKAEVYFVNTRRFTNLKWGLKNPLMMRDPEFGVVRLRSFGTYGLRVADPGRLLTQLVSTNPTFSVDNIKDQIRNIIVSRFADILGESKIPVLDLAANYNELGDFILKQIQPEMLDFGLEVTNMMVENISLPPKVEETLDKRTNMGILGDLSAYTQYQAAESMEAAAKNPGGEASAGIGMGMGFAMANQMAGSMNRQTRQQTGPVVAPALPNQVAFHVAIDGQAAGPFDMAGLKQLVQSGKLVRETLVWQEGMDNWTAAGQVAELKNLFASVPPPLPPRS, encoded by the coding sequence ATGTCTCTTTGGGATACTATCAGAGGGGAATTTATAGATATTGTCGAATGGCTTGACGATACCCAGGATACGCTGGTGTATCGGTTTGAACGTCATGGCAATGAAATCAAAAACGAAGCCAAGCTCATTGTCCGGGAAGGACAGGCCGCATTATTCGTGAATGAGGGACAGCTTGCCGACGTGTTTACAAAGACGGGTACATTTACACTGAATACGCGAAACCTGCCTGTTCTCTCAACCCTGAAAGGCTGGAAGTACGGCTTTAACAGCCCGTTTAAAGCTGAAGTCTATTTTGTCAATACGCGCAGGTTTACCAATTTAAAATGGGGACTGAAAAACCCATTGATGATGCGCGACCCTGAGTTCGGGGTGGTGCGACTTCGGTCATTCGGAACATACGGGTTGCGGGTTGCTGATCCCGGCAGGCTGCTGACACAGCTAGTTTCCACCAACCCGACCTTTTCGGTCGACAATATCAAAGATCAAATCCGCAATATAATCGTTTCGCGTTTCGCCGACATTCTCGGAGAAAGTAAAATCCCGGTGTTGGATCTTGCTGCCAATTATAATGAATTGGGCGATTTTATCCTCAAGCAGATTCAGCCTGAAATGTTGGACTTCGGACTGGAAGTAACCAATATGATGGTGGAGAATATCTCCTTACCGCCCAAGGTGGAGGAGACCCTTGATAAACGCACCAATATGGGAATTCTCGGCGATTTATCGGCATACACCCAGTATCAGGCAGCTGAATCAATGGAAGCGGCTGCCAAGAATCCGGGCGGAGAAGCCTCTGCCGGTATCGGTATGGGCATGGGCTTTGCGATGGCGAACCAGATGGCCGGTTCGATGAACCGGCAGACTCGGCAACAGACCGGACCGGTGGTTGCCCCGGCGCTACCCAATCAGGTCGCATTTCATGTGGCGATTGACGGACAGGCTGCAGGGCCGTTCGACATGGCTGGGTTGAAGCAACTTGTGCAGTCCGGCAAGCTGGTCCGGGAAACCCTGGTGTGGCAGGAAGGCATGGATAACTGGACGGCTGCGGGACAGGTTGCTGAGTTAAAGAATCTTTTTGCGTCGGTACCACCGCCGTTGCCGCCTCGTTCATGA